From one Formosa sediminum genomic stretch:
- a CDS encoding Maf-like protein — protein sequence MLHKNSSNYNIILASGSPRRQQFFKDLGLDFSIQLKPVEEVYPPRLRHFEISDYLAQLKALPFKETLKPKDILITSDTIVWHNETALGKPKTEEEAFKMLKSLSNTTHEVITSVCFTTHQFEKTINTVTKVTFKTLTDQEINHYITTYKPFDKAGAYGIQEWIGYIGVTKLEGSYFNVMGLPTDAVYRVLNDIMS from the coding sequence ATGCTACACAAAAACAGTTCTAATTACAATATTATTTTAGCTTCTGGTTCGCCTAGAAGACAACAATTTTTTAAGGATTTAGGATTAGATTTCTCCATTCAATTAAAACCTGTTGAAGAAGTGTATCCACCACGTTTAAGACATTTTGAAATTAGCGACTATTTAGCACAACTTAAAGCACTTCCGTTTAAAGAAACCTTAAAACCAAAAGACATTTTAATTACAAGCGATACTATTGTTTGGCATAATGAAACAGCTTTAGGAAAACCTAAAACAGAAGAAGAAGCATTTAAGATGCTTAAATCATTAAGTAACACAACACACGAGGTTATAACTTCGGTTTGTTTTACCACACATCAATTCGAAAAAACAATAAATACTGTTACTAAAGTTACCTTTAAAACCTTAACAGATCAAGAAATTAATCACTATATCACAACTTATAAACCATTTGATAAAGCAGGTGCTTATGGTATACAAGAATGGATTGGATATATAGGAGTTACTAAATTAGAAGGGTCTTATTTTAACGTTATGGGACTTCCTACAGATGCAGTATATCGAGTTTTAAACGACATTATGTCTTAA
- a CDS encoding PIG-L family deacetylase — MKKIVRCLLILLLITPATFAQQPKKPNASEIHQAIKKLNFLGSVLYLAAHPDDENTKMISYMANHVKARTAYLSLTRGDGGQNLIGPEIRELLGVIRTQELLAARRTDGGEQFFTRANDFGYSKHPDETLAIWDKDEVLSDVVLAIRNFQPDIIINRFDHRSPGTTHGHHTSSAMLSVEAFNLTNNASKYPKQLNTTSTWQPKRMFLNTSWRFYGSQENFDAADKSKLMEIDTGVYFPSSGLSNTEISALSRSQHKSQGFGNTGTRGSSLEYLELIKGDMPKDPSNIFEGIDTTWNRVKGGKAIGKLLTEVENEYDFENPAASIPKLVKAYTLIQQLDNTHWKTLKTEDIKNVIAACAGIYLETAATHNWGTANETIDLNIEVINRSAHSIILQSLKTPNETVITKNINLTNNTKFNFKAQYKVDKSIALTTPYWLTQPSSLGMYTVENKALIGKPETPRSQNITYNLIIENTVIPFTKPIIYKSNDPVKGELYKPFEIVPIVASQLVDPVLIFENDAPKQVGVLVTAGKDNIEGSVSLNAPKGWSILPQDLPISIDHRGESKTVYFTVTPPKQQDEVQITSTVTVNHKPYNKALIKIEYDHIPFQTVVMPKPSKFVRLNIIKKGENIGYIQGAGDVAPESLRQIGYQVAILNPEDITTSNLKHFDAIVIGIRAYNTVDDLAYKQHVLFEYVKGGGNVIVQYNTNRGLKVDALAPYTLELSRDRVTDEHAKVTFLDPKNELLNYPNKITTKDFEGWTQERGLYFPNVWGKEFTPILGMHDKNETETKGSLLVAKYGKGHYIYTGLSFFREFPAGVSGAYRLFANMLSIGKKDIKTEPKLAD, encoded by the coding sequence ATGAAAAAAATTGTACGCTGTCTGCTCATTTTGTTATTAATAACTCCTGCTACTTTTGCACAACAACCTAAAAAACCTAATGCTTCAGAAATACATCAGGCCATAAAAAAACTTAATTTTTTAGGCTCTGTTTTATATTTGGCTGCCCATCCAGACGATGAAAACACAAAAATGATTTCGTATATGGCCAACCATGTAAAAGCCCGAACTGCTTACTTATCACTAACACGTGGAGATGGCGGACAAAATTTAATAGGTCCAGAAATTAGAGAACTTTTAGGTGTTATTCGTACACAAGAACTTTTAGCAGCCAGACGCACAGATGGTGGGGAACAATTTTTTACACGCGCTAACGATTTTGGCTATTCTAAACACCCAGACGAAACTTTAGCAATTTGGGATAAAGACGAAGTGTTAAGCGATGTGGTTTTAGCCATAAGAAACTTTCAACCGGATATAATTATTAACAGATTCGATCATCGCTCACCGGGTACTACTCATGGTCATCATACCAGTTCTGCAATGTTAAGTGTAGAAGCTTTCAACTTAACTAACAATGCTTCTAAATATCCAAAACAACTTAACACAACTTCAACTTGGCAACCTAAACGCATGTTTTTAAATACTTCTTGGAGATTTTACGGATCTCAAGAAAATTTTGATGCTGCAGACAAAAGTAAATTAATGGAAATAGATACAGGTGTCTATTTTCCGTCAAGCGGATTATCTAATACAGAAATTTCGGCTTTAAGTAGAAGTCAACATAAATCTCAAGGATTCGGTAATACAGGAACACGAGGTTCTAGTCTAGAGTATTTAGAATTAATTAAAGGTGACATGCCTAAAGATCCCTCAAATATATTCGAAGGTATAGATACTACGTGGAATCGTGTTAAAGGCGGAAAAGCCATTGGAAAACTTTTAACCGAAGTAGAGAATGAATACGATTTTGAAAACCCCGCTGCTAGTATTCCAAAATTAGTTAAAGCCTATACTCTAATTCAGCAATTGGATAATACACACTGGAAAACACTTAAAACTGAAGACATAAAAAATGTTATTGCAGCATGTGCAGGTATATATTTAGAAACCGCTGCAACACATAATTGGGGTACCGCTAACGAAACCATAGATTTAAACATTGAAGTGATAAATAGAAGTGCTCATTCTATAATACTCCAAAGTTTAAAAACTCCAAATGAAACAGTTATCACTAAAAATATAAACCTCACTAATAACACTAAATTTAATTTTAAAGCACAGTATAAAGTAGATAAATCTATAGCACTTACAACACCGTATTGGTTAACCCAACCAAGTAGTTTAGGAATGTATACTGTTGAAAATAAAGCTTTAATCGGAAAACCTGAAACTCCAAGAAGTCAAAATATTACATATAATTTAATTATAGAAAATACTGTAATTCCGTTTACTAAACCTATAATTTATAAAAGTAACGATCCAGTAAAAGGCGAACTTTATAAACCATTCGAGATTGTACCTATTGTGGCTTCACAACTTGTAGACCCTGTTTTAATTTTTGAAAACGACGCACCTAAACAAGTTGGTGTTCTTGTCACAGCGGGTAAAGATAATATAGAAGGTTCTGTGAGTTTAAATGCACCAAAAGGATGGAGTATTTTACCTCAAGATCTACCCATTTCAATAGATCATAGAGGTGAAAGTAAAACTGTTTACTTTACAGTTACTCCTCCAAAACAACAGGATGAAGTTCAAATAACATCTACAGTTACTGTAAATCATAAACCATACAACAAAGCCTTAATAAAAATTGAATACGATCATATTCCATTTCAAACTGTTGTTATGCCAAAACCTAGCAAATTTGTAAGGTTAAATATTATAAAAAAAGGAGAAAATATTGGGTATATTCAAGGTGCAGGAGATGTTGCACCTGAAAGTCTAAGACAAATAGGCTATCAAGTTGCTATTTTAAATCCAGAAGATATCACAACCTCTAATTTAAAACATTTTGATGCTATTGTAATTGGTATTAGAGCATATAATACTGTTGATGATTTAGCATATAAACAACATGTTTTATTTGAGTATGTTAAAGGCGGAGGAAATGTAATTGTACAATATAATACCAACCGTGGTTTAAAAGTAGATGCTCTAGCACCATATACTTTAGAGCTATCTAGAGACCGTGTTACAGACGAGCATGCTAAAGTAACGTTCTTAGATCCTAAGAATGAACTTTTAAATTACCCTAATAAAATTACGACTAAAGATTTTGAAGGCTGGACGCAAGAACGTGGTTTATATTTCCCTAATGTTTGGGGTAAAGAATTTACTCCTATTTTAGGAATGCATGATAAAAATGAAACCGAAACTAAAGGAAGTTTACTTGTGGCTAAATATGGAAAAGGACACTATATATACACAGGATTAAGTTTTTTTAGAGAATTTCCTGCAGGTGTTTCTGGTGCATATAGATTATTCGCCAACATGCTTTCTATTGGAAAAAAAGATATTAAAACAGAACCTAAATTAGCCGATTAA
- a CDS encoding mechanosensitive ion channel domain-containing protein, whose product MFFETHFKVIISCIILLVVLLIIRYIVLILVKKIGRKSGINEARIHLIQRYSTVTLFLIGLLFLSVILGAKPEDLALVFSSVFAVIGIALFAIWSILSNITSGVIMFFSFPYKVGDKISIHDKDFPIEAVIEDIRAFQLHLRLDNGNLVTYPNNLILQKAVTLVQKDAIDDGLDAI is encoded by the coding sequence ATGTTTTTTGAAACTCATTTTAAAGTCATTATTTCTTGTATTATATTACTTGTAGTACTGCTAATCATTCGTTATATAGTATTAATTTTAGTAAAAAAAATAGGGCGAAAAAGCGGAATTAATGAAGCACGTATTCACCTCATCCAAAGGTATTCTACGGTTACATTATTTCTAATCGGTCTCCTATTCCTTTCTGTTATCTTAGGTGCTAAACCCGAAGATTTAGCATTAGTATTCTCTTCTGTGTTTGCTGTAATTGGTATAGCGCTATTCGCCATTTGGTCCATATTAAGCAATATCACGTCTGGCGTAATCATGTTTTTTTCGTTTCCATATAAAGTCGGAGATAAAATTAGCATACACGATAAGGATTTTCCTATAGAAGCCGTTATTGAAGATATTCGTGCTTTTCAGTTACATTTAAGGTTGGATAACGGCAATTTAGTAACCTATCCTAATAATTTAATATTACAAAAAGCTGTAACTTTAGTTCAGAAAGATGCCATAGACGATGGTCTGGATGCTATTTAA
- a CDS encoding sodium:solute symporter, whose amino-acid sequence MESLDWIILIGTLLAIVGYGTWKTTGSQNVQDYIRGGNQAQWWTIGLSVMATQASAITFLSTPGQAFNDGMGFVQFYFGLPIAMIIICMVFIPLYHRLKVYTAYEFLENRFDLKTRSLTAGLFLVQRGLAAGITIYAPAIILSAVLGWSLNQLNIIIGVLVIIYTVSGGTKAVSVTQKHQMAVIFTGMFIAFFLILSYLPDNINFSNALDIAAVNNKMNILDFSFDFENRYTFWSGIIGGTFLMLSYFGTDQSQVQRYLSGKSLREMQLGLIFNGLLKVPMQFFILLVGVMVFVFYQFNQAPIHFNPHAQDVVAASSFSDEFKTLENEQHELFENKKTLLNTYVTTPSEDLKQEISKLNTLEKTNRDQAKIILEQAANEHQTKIETNDKDYVFIHFILNNLPRGLIGLLLAVILSAAMSSTASELNALASTTSIDIYKRSLAPDKDDMHYVKATKWFTLAWGILAIFIACFASLFDNLIQLVNIIGSVFYGNVLGIFLLAFFFKHVKANAVFTAAIITQAIVIYGWYFDWMPYLWLNLFGCTLVIMIALCIQLFIPKQNVITTE is encoded by the coding sequence ATGGAAAGTTTAGACTGGATTATATTAATAGGGACGCTACTTGCCATAGTAGGTTACGGTACTTGGAAAACAACCGGAAGCCAAAATGTACAAGACTACATTAGGGGAGGAAATCAAGCACAATGGTGGACAATTGGTTTATCGGTAATGGCAACACAAGCCAGTGCAATAACATTTTTATCTACGCCAGGTCAAGCCTTTAATGATGGTATGGGGTTTGTACAATTCTATTTTGGCTTACCCATAGCCATGATTATTATCTGCATGGTTTTTATTCCGTTATATCATCGTTTAAAAGTGTATACGGCATACGAGTTTTTAGAAAATAGATTCGATTTAAAAACAAGAAGTTTAACTGCTGGATTATTTTTAGTACAACGTGGTTTGGCTGCTGGTATTACCATCTACGCCCCTGCTATTATTTTATCGGCTGTATTAGGCTGGTCTTTAAATCAGTTAAACATTATTATAGGTGTACTGGTAATTATTTACACCGTTTCTGGTGGTACAAAAGCTGTAAGTGTAACTCAAAAACACCAAATGGCTGTAATTTTTACGGGGATGTTTATTGCGTTCTTTCTCATTTTAAGTTATCTCCCAGATAATATTAATTTCTCTAACGCCTTAGATATTGCTGCTGTAAACAATAAAATGAACATTCTAGACTTCTCTTTCGATTTTGAAAATCGCTATACATTTTGGAGTGGAATTATTGGAGGAACCTTTTTAATGCTCTCCTATTTTGGAACAGACCAAAGTCAGGTGCAACGCTATTTATCAGGTAAATCACTTCGCGAAATGCAATTAGGTTTAATCTTTAATGGTCTTTTAAAAGTGCCTATGCAATTTTTTATTTTGCTTGTAGGCGTTATGGTTTTTGTCTTCTACCAATTTAACCAAGCACCAATACACTTTAATCCACATGCACAAGATGTTGTTGCAGCTTCATCGTTTTCAGATGAATTTAAAACTTTAGAAAACGAACAACATGAGCTTTTTGAAAATAAGAAAACATTATTAAACACTTATGTTACCACGCCTAGTGAGGATTTAAAACAAGAAATTTCTAAACTTAATACCTTAGAAAAAACCAATAGAGATCAAGCCAAAATAATTTTAGAACAAGCCGCAAACGAACACCAAACTAAAATTGAAACTAACGATAAAGACTACGTGTTCATTCACTTTATTTTAAATAATTTACCACGCGGATTAATTGGCTTACTTTTAGCGGTTATTTTAAGTGCAGCAATGTCTAGTACTGCTAGCGAATTAAATGCATTAGCATCTACCACAAGTATAGATATTTATAAACGTAGCTTAGCACCAGATAAAGACGATATGCATTATGTTAAAGCGACCAAGTGGTTTACTTTAGCATGGGGAATTTTAGCTATTTTCATAGCGTGTTTTGCATCTTTATTCGATAATCTTATTCAATTAGTAAACATAATAGGGTCTGTGTTTTATGGTAATGTTTTAGGTATTTTCTTATTGGCATTCTTTTTTAAACACGTAAAAGCAAATGCAGTATTTACGGCTGCAATTATAACTCAAGCCATTGTAATTTATGGCTGGTATTTTGATTGGATGCCATATTTGTGGCTTAATCTTTTTGGCTGTACTTTAGTTATTATGATCGCATTATGTATTCAACTTTTTATACCAAAACAAAATGTCATTACAACAGAATAA
- a CDS encoding DUF2911 domain-containing protein — protein sequence MKHLMLGVMSLIFTFSLQAQVKTPQPSPFSKIEQTVGLTNITVEYSRPSLRGRHLYGYLLPYGELWRTGANANTKITFSDDVIIGGKSLKAGTYAIYTKPDKVAWDVIFYTDSDNWGLPKTWDESKVALTTKTEVYPNPVKVETFTILFSDLTNDSAVMRFSWGERFASFKINVPTDEIVTKDIERAMSGTSAADYYASAVYYYESGKDINQAKLWIDKALSMTEKPAFFQLRKKALIYAKSGDQEGAIIAAKQSLEAAKVAGNKDYIKMNTESLKEWGAL from the coding sequence ATGAAACACTTAATGTTAGGCGTAATGAGTTTAATATTTACATTTAGCCTTCAAGCACAAGTAAAAACACCACAACCAAGTCCGTTTAGTAAAATAGAACAAACAGTTGGTTTAACTAATATTACTGTAGAGTATTCTAGACCAAGTTTACGTGGGCGTCATCTTTACGGTTACCTTTTACCTTATGGCGAATTATGGAGAACAGGAGCCAATGCAAATACTAAAATTACTTTTTCTGATGATGTGATTATTGGAGGAAAATCTTTAAAAGCAGGAACATATGCTATATATACTAAACCTGATAAAGTTGCATGGGATGTTATTTTTTATACCGATTCAGATAATTGGGGATTGCCAAAAACATGGGATGAAAGTAAAGTGGCATTAACCACAAAAACAGAGGTGTATCCTAATCCAGTAAAAGTTGAAACATTTACAATATTATTTTCAGATTTAACTAACGATTCTGCTGTAATGCGTTTCTCTTGGGGAGAACGATTTGCATCTTTTAAGATAAATGTTCCTACAGATGAAATTGTTACTAAAGATATTGAACGTGCTATGAGTGGTACTTCAGCAGCAGATTATTATGCTTCTGCAGTCTATTATTACGAGTCTGGTAAAGATATAAATCAGGCTAAACTTTGGATTGATAAAGCACTTAGTATGACAGAAAAGCCAGCCTTCTTTCAATTACGTAAAAAGGCATTAATTTATGCTAAATCTGGAGATCAGGAAGGTGCTATAATAGCTGCTAAGCAATCTTTAGAAGCCGCAAAAGTTGCAGGGAATAAAGACTATATAAAAATGAATACCGAGTCTTTAAAAGAATGGGGAGCGCTTTAA
- a CDS encoding Gfo/Idh/MocA family protein, which yields MSLQQNKTIRWGIIGLGNIAHKFAKDLLTIKDAKLQAVASRSADKANAFANTYNAVNAYSSYEDLVNDPDVDAVYIATPHSFHKSHTLLCLTHDKAVLCEKPFAMNLEEVKEMIALAKEKKVLLMEALWTYFLPHYQYTLELLKNENYGKLLKVEADFGFSRPFNESSRLFDKAVGGGSLLDIGIYPIFATLSTLGEPDHIEASCTSFNNGADSSCNMHFKYNTTTEAILKSTLVEDTPTTCVFTCEEAVITLNRQFHTPTTVTISQNGKEHTLDYTGDTIGYNFEILHFNQLLREGKTESDIMTFDFSLKLIKTLDKVRSLIQLNY from the coding sequence ATGTCATTACAACAGAATAAAACCATACGATGGGGAATTATTGGACTTGGCAATATTGCTCACAAATTCGCTAAAGATTTATTAACTATTAAAGATGCTAAACTACAAGCCGTTGCTTCACGATCTGCAGATAAAGCAAATGCTTTTGCAAACACTTATAATGCGGTGAATGCGTACAGTAGCTATGAAGATTTAGTTAATGATCCAGATGTAGATGCTGTTTATATAGCCACACCACATAGTTTTCACAAATCTCATACTTTATTATGCTTAACGCATGACAAAGCCGTTTTATGTGAAAAACCTTTTGCCATGAATTTAGAAGAGGTAAAAGAAATGATTGCTCTGGCAAAAGAAAAGAAAGTATTGTTAATGGAAGCATTATGGACTTATTTTTTACCACATTACCAATATACTTTAGAGCTCTTAAAAAACGAAAACTACGGAAAATTATTAAAGGTTGAAGCTGACTTTGGTTTTTCAAGACCATTTAATGAATCTTCAAGATTATTTGATAAGGCTGTTGGAGGAGGAAGTTTATTAGATATTGGTATATACCCTATTTTCGCAACCTTATCAACATTAGGAGAACCCGACCATATTGAAGCGAGTTGTACATCATTTAATAATGGAGCTGATTCGTCTTGTAATATGCATTTTAAATACAATACAACTACAGAAGCTATTTTAAAAAGTACTTTAGTTGAAGACACACCTACTACTTGTGTGTTTACATGCGAAGAAGCTGTAATCACTTTAAACAGACAATTTCACACGCCAACCACTGTTACTATTTCTCAAAATGGAAAGGAACACACGTTAGATTATACGGGAGACACTATTGGTTATAATTTTGAAATACTTCATTTTAATCAATTACTAAGAGAAGGCAAAACAGAAAGCGATATAATGACTTTTGATTTTAGTTTAAAACTCATAAAAACCTTAGATAAAGTTAGATCTTTAATTCAGCTTAACTATTAA
- the corA gene encoding magnesium/cobalt transporter CorA: protein MPKKPRTKKNKQKTGLSPGTIVYTGQKQTQQLYIEVFNYSPSHVLEKELPKIEDAFTFKSDSTEEVTWININGLNHTYAIESIGQHYNIHPLILEDIANISQRPKIDEFEDYLSLSMKMLYYDTEKGLISEQITLILGQNYVLTFQESEGDVFTGLRDRIRLGKGRLRTLGSDYLFYALIDNIVDHYFVVVESLGDKIEDLEDDLFNGNTQDNISTQIQDLKREILRIRRAIFPMRDIINRIEKSEHKLIDSKTIPFFQDVYDHTIQVNENTEVYREMVWGLMDMYMTGISNKMNEVMKVLTIISTIFIPLTFIAGIYGMNFDNMPELHHPYSYPILLVIMLIMFIFMIIYFKRKKWL, encoded by the coding sequence ATGCCTAAAAAACCAAGAACTAAGAAAAATAAACAAAAAACAGGTTTATCTCCTGGTACAATTGTATATACAGGACAAAAACAAACACAACAATTATATATTGAAGTGTTTAATTATAGTCCGTCTCATGTTCTTGAAAAAGAGCTTCCAAAAATTGAAGATGCATTTACGTTTAAATCCGATTCTACTGAAGAAGTAACATGGATAAACATTAACGGTCTTAACCATACCTACGCCATAGAAAGCATTGGGCAACACTATAATATACATCCTTTAATTCTAGAAGATATTGCTAACATTTCTCAACGTCCTAAAATTGACGAATTTGAAGACTACTTATCCTTAAGTATGAAAATGTTGTATTACGATACAGAAAAAGGCTTAATTTCTGAACAAATAACCTTAATTCTTGGCCAAAATTACGTCTTAACATTTCAAGAATCTGAAGGCGATGTGTTTACCGGTTTACGAGACCGCATTAGATTGGGTAAAGGACGTCTAAGAACATTGGGATCTGATTATTTATTTTATGCATTAATAGATAACATAGTCGATCATTATTTTGTAGTTGTAGAATCTCTAGGCGATAAAATTGAAGACCTAGAAGACGATCTTTTTAATGGTAATACTCAAGATAATATCTCTACACAAATTCAGGATTTAAAACGTGAAATTTTAAGAATTCGACGTGCTATTTTCCCTATGCGAGACATTATAAATCGAATAGAAAAAAGTGAACACAAATTAATAGATTCTAAAACGATACCTTTCTTTCAAGATGTATACGATCATACCATTCAAGTAAATGAAAACACAGAAGTGTATCGCGAAATGGTTTGGGGATTAATGGATATGTACATGACAGGAATAAGCAATAAAATGAATGAAGTTATGAAAGTATTAACCATAATTTCAACCATTTTTATTCCATTAACATTTATCGCAGGAATTTATGGGATGAACTTTGACAATATGCCAGAACTACATCACCCGTACAGCTATCCCATTTTATTAGTAATCATGTTAATTATGTTTATTTTCATGATTATCTATTTTAAACGCAAAAAATGGCTTTAA
- a CDS encoding DUF4412 domain-containing protein produces the protein MKLKHLTIILLFLFSGTQLQAQFLKKLKNKLQQATEDVIIDKASQKAEQSLGKHLDSILGIDGEYNFNGGNFGQFSLANDSILPDTYTFEWKYILRIESPKEDPMDITYYLKPEEKYFAMQPTLDQVNQSDNVFIVMDIERNANAIFMTNKNKKTGMVMHSNLNMDNIESDTYLETDYTFTEIDDKIINGKVCKGFKIENDDSIMIMYNDMDAPVSFSSIFGINTKNVPNGFNPKWLDQAENSLVMEVIYTDKSNTKSTTMRCMSLHEHNFQIKKQDYDFTSIANFSKN, from the coding sequence ATGAAACTAAAACACCTCACAATTATATTGCTATTCCTGTTCTCAGGAACTCAATTACAAGCTCAGTTTTTAAAAAAATTGAAAAATAAATTACAACAAGCTACCGAAGATGTTATAATAGATAAAGCTTCACAAAAAGCAGAACAAAGCTTAGGCAAACACTTAGATAGCATTTTAGGAATAGATGGAGAGTATAACTTTAACGGCGGTAATTTTGGACAGTTTTCTTTAGCTAATGACTCCATATTACCAGATACCTATACTTTTGAATGGAAATATATTTTACGTATTGAGAGTCCTAAAGAAGATCCTATGGATATTACATACTATTTAAAACCAGAAGAAAAATATTTTGCAATGCAACCAACTTTAGACCAAGTAAACCAAAGTGACAACGTATTTATTGTAATGGATATTGAACGAAATGCTAATGCTATTTTTATGACAAATAAGAATAAAAAAACAGGCATGGTAATGCACTCAAATCTTAATATGGATAATATTGAATCTGATACTTATTTAGAAACAGATTATACATTTACAGAAATAGATGATAAAATTATTAATGGTAAAGTCTGTAAAGGTTTTAAAATAGAAAACGATGATTCTATAATGATTATGTATAACGATATGGATGCACCTGTAAGCTTTTCAAGTATTTTTGGAATTAACACAAAAAATGTTCCGAATGGATTTAATCCAAAATGGTTAGATCAAGCAGAAAACAGCTTAGTTATGGAGGTTATTTACACAGATAAATCTAACACTAAATCTACAACCATGCGTTGCATGAGTTTACATGAACACAATTTTCAAATAAAAAAACAAGACTACGATTTTACATCAATTGCAAATTTTTCTAAAAACTAA
- a CDS encoding M90 family metallopeptidase, with product MIFTGIAFCILVAFAIFALSKLKTKRAKTFPKHWHKLLVNNVQFYKKLPANKQKQFQQRIMLFLSEVHIEGVQLELEDIDIVLIAASAVIPVFGFPKWQYTNLSGVLLYPDNFNEDYEFGKKSNNRIIAGMVGTGRLEKQMIISKKALHHGFANSNDKSNTAIHEFVHLIDKMDGDTDGVPELIMQNAYTIPWLKLIHKEMEAITNNKSDIRHYGGTNQAEFFAVASEYFFENPKLMERKHPDLYNMLKMSFSQ from the coding sequence ATGATTTTTACAGGTATTGCCTTTTGTATTCTTGTCGCTTTCGCAATTTTTGCTTTAAGTAAATTAAAGACTAAAAGAGCTAAAACATTTCCAAAACATTGGCACAAATTACTAGTAAACAATGTACAGTTTTACAAAAAATTGCCAGCTAACAAACAAAAACAATTTCAACAACGAATAATGTTATTTTTAAGTGAAGTACACATAGAAGGTGTACAATTAGAACTGGAAGATATAGACATTGTATTAATTGCAGCAAGTGCTGTTATTCCTGTATTTGGATTTCCAAAATGGCAGTATACAAATTTAAGTGGTGTTTTATTATATCCTGATAATTTTAATGAAGACTATGAATTTGGTAAAAAAAGTAACAATCGTATTATTGCAGGAATGGTTGGTACAGGTCGATTAGAAAAGCAAATGATAATTTCTAAAAAAGCTTTACATCATGGATTTGCTAATAGTAACGACAAAAGCAATACAGCCATTCATGAATTTGTACATTTAATAGATAAAATGGATGGCGATACCGATGGCGTACCAGAACTCATTATGCAAAATGCATATACCATACCATGGTTAAAATTAATTCATAAAGAAATGGAAGCCATCACTAACAATAAATCAGACATACGGCATTACGGAGGTACTAATCAAGCAGAGTTTTTTGCAGTAGCATCAGAGTATTTTTTTGAAAATCCTAAGCTTATGGAAAGAAAACATCCCGATTTATACAACATGCTTAAAATGTCCTTTTCACAATAA